One genomic window of Onychostoma macrolepis isolate SWU-2019 chromosome 25, ASM1243209v1, whole genome shotgun sequence includes the following:
- the LOC131534149 gene encoding putative nuclease HARBI1: MAGVVHHHFARRGYRQRLYVERTKPLEQYTTEELYVRFRFGKADIDYLVNLLRPKLQHRTQRSHGLSVEDQILIALRFYACGTFYQVVGDYMGVVKSAVCDVVRDVSIALASLVSEFVSFPKDNQIAQAKRSFFLLGNMPNTIGAIDCTHVHIQAPRENEWEFRNRKGRHSINVQLVCDADLIITNCVVKRPGSVHDACILRESALYRDLQTNRPDGVILGDSAYPLLPWLMTPFLTANTPAQARFNTAHCRARCAIERLNGVLKRRFACLKRKRMQHKASTQKACNITLACIVLHNIAIKRNVPLCADNDALEPLGDPNQPPAFCQNEQTGRATRDAIVRHYF, translated from the coding sequence ATGGCAGGTGTTGTCCACCACCACTTTGCCAGGAGAGGATACCGTCAAAGGCTGTATGTTGAACGTACCAAGCCACTGGAGCAATACACCACTGAGGAGCTGTATGTCCGGTTTCGCTTTGGGAAGGCTGATATAGATTACCTTGTGAACCTTCTCAGGCCAAAACTTCAACACAGAACCCAAAGGAGTCACGGTCTGTCTGTGGAAGACCAGATCCTCATTGCTCTCCGATTTTATGCATGTGGGACTTTCTATCAAGTTGTTGGTGACTATATGGGAGTGGTgaaatcagctgtgtgtgatgtAGTGAGAGATGTGTCAATCGCACTGGCCAGCCTGGTCAGtgaatttgtttcttttccAAAGGACAACCAGATTGCCCAGGCCAAGCGCAGCTTTTTTCTTTTGGGGAATATGCCCAATACTATTGGAGCAATCGACTGCACACATGTGCATATACAAGCACCTCGTGAGAATGAATGGGAGTTTAGAAACAGAAAGGGGAGGCACAGCATCAATGTCCAACTTGTGTGTGATGCTGACCTCATCATCACCAACTGCGTTGTCAAGAGGCCTGGGTCTGTCCATGATGCATGCATCCTGAGGGAGAGCGCTCTATATAGAGACCTCCAAACCAACCGACCGGATGGCGTAATATTAGGAGACAGTGCCTACCCACTCCTACCATGGCTGATGACTCCTTTTCTAACAGCAAATACACCGGCCCAGGCACGCTTCAACACTGCTCATTGCAGAGCAAGATGTGCAATTGAGCGTTTAAATGGAGTTCTTAAGAGGCGCTTTGCATGCCTTAAAAGAAAGAGAATGCAACATAAAGCATCAACACAGAAAGCATGCAACATAACCCTTGCCTGTATTGTCCTGCACAACATCGCTATTAAGCGCAATGTCCCTCTCTGTGCTGACAATGATGCACTTGAGCCCCTTGGAGACCCTAACCAACCTCCTGCATTCTGCCAGAACGAGCAAACAGGACGTGCAACAAGGGACGCAATAGTTAGACACTATTTCTGA